A genomic window from Pseudocitrobacter corydidari includes:
- the gmd gene encoding GDP-mannose 4,6-dehydratase, with the protein MSKVALITGVTGQDGSYLAELLLEKGYEVHGIKRRASSFNTERVDHIYQDPHTSNPKFHLHYGDLTDSSNLTRILQEVQPDEVYNLGAMSHVAVSFESPEYTADVDAMGTLRLLEAIRFLGLEKKTRFYQASTSELYGLVQEIPQKETTPFYPRSPYAVAKLYAYWITVNYRESYGMYACNGILFNHESPRRGETFVTRKITRAIANIAQGLESCLYLGNMDSLRDWGHAKDYVKMQWMMLQQDKPEDFVIATGVQYSVRQFVEMAAAQLGIKLRFEGTGVEEKGIVVSVTGHDAPGVKPGDIIIAVDPRYFRPAEVETLLGDPTKAHEVLGWKPETTLQEMVSEMVAKDLEAAKKHSLLKSHGYDVAIALES; encoded by the coding sequence ATGTCAAAAGTCGCTCTCATCACCGGCGTAACCGGTCAGGATGGTTCTTACCTGGCAGAGCTTCTGCTGGAAAAAGGCTACGAAGTGCATGGCATTAAGCGCCGCGCTTCCTCTTTTAACACGGAACGCGTTGACCATATCTACCAGGATCCGCACACCAGCAACCCGAAATTCCACCTGCATTACGGCGACCTGACCGACAGCTCCAACCTGACCCGTATCCTGCAGGAAGTGCAGCCGGACGAAGTTTATAACCTTGGCGCGATGAGCCACGTGGCCGTTTCGTTTGAATCCCCGGAATACACCGCCGACGTGGATGCCATGGGCACTCTGCGCCTGCTGGAAGCCATTCGCTTCCTCGGCCTTGAAAAGAAAACCCGTTTCTATCAGGCCTCTACTTCTGAACTGTACGGTCTGGTGCAGGAAATTCCGCAGAAAGAGACCACGCCGTTCTATCCGCGCTCTCCGTATGCCGTCGCCAAACTCTATGCCTACTGGATCACCGTCAACTACCGTGAATCCTACGGCATGTATGCCTGTAACGGCATTCTGTTCAACCATGAATCCCCGCGCCGTGGCGAAACCTTCGTAACCCGCAAAATCACCCGCGCGATTGCCAATATCGCTCAGGGCCTGGAGTCCTGCCTGTACCTCGGCAACATGGATTCCCTGCGTGACTGGGGCCATGCAAAGGATTACGTGAAAATGCAGTGGATGATGCTGCAACAGGACAAACCGGAAGATTTCGTGATCGCCACCGGCGTGCAGTACTCCGTGCGTCAGTTCGTCGAAATGGCCGCAGCGCAACTGGGTATCAAACTGCGCTTTGAAGGCACCGGCGTGGAAGAGAAGGGCATTGTGGTTTCTGTCACCGGCCATGATGCGCCAGGCGTTAAACCGGGCGATATCATCATTGCCGTTGACCCGCGCTATTTCCGTCCTGCGGAAGTGGAAACCCTGCTGGGCGACCCGACCAAAGCGCATGAAGTACTGGGCTGGAAACCGGAAACCACCTTGCAGGAAATGGTTTCAGAAATGGTTGCCAAAGACCTCGAAGCGGCGAAGAAACACTCTCTGCTGAAATCCCACGGCTACGATGTTGCGATCGCGCTGGAGTCCTGA
- the fcl gene encoding GDP-L-fucose synthase has protein sequence MTRQRIFVAGHRGMVGSAIVRQLEQRENVDLILRTRDELNLLDSQAVNEFFATEQIDQVYLAAAKVGGIVANNTYPADFIYENMMIESNIIHAAHVHNVNKLLFLGSSCIYPKLAKQPMSESELLQGTLEETNEPYAIAKIAGIKLCESYNRQYGRDYRSVMPTNLYGPNDNFHPSNSHVIPALLRRFHEAAQQNASDVVVWGSGTPMREFLHVDDMAAASIHVMELDRDVWQENTQPMLSHINVGTGIDCTIRELAQTLAKVVGFKGRVVFDASKPDGTPRKLLDVSRLHQLGWYHEITLEAGLASTYQWFLQNQQRFRG, from the coding sequence ATGACCAGACAACGTATTTTTGTGGCGGGCCACCGGGGAATGGTCGGTTCGGCCATTGTCCGCCAGCTTGAGCAGCGAGAAAACGTGGATCTGATTCTGCGTACTCGCGATGAGCTCAACCTGCTCGACAGCCAGGCAGTGAATGAATTCTTTGCCACCGAACAGATCGACCAGGTCTATCTGGCGGCGGCAAAAGTGGGCGGTATTGTGGCAAACAATACCTATCCCGCCGATTTCATCTACGAAAACATGATGATTGAAAGCAACATTATTCACGCCGCACATGTGCATAACGTGAATAAGCTGCTGTTCCTTGGCTCCTCCTGCATCTACCCGAAGCTGGCGAAACAGCCAATGAGCGAAAGCGAGCTGTTACAGGGCACGCTTGAAGAGACCAACGAGCCGTACGCCATTGCCAAAATTGCCGGGATCAAGCTGTGCGAATCCTATAACCGCCAGTACGGTCGCGACTATCGCTCGGTGATGCCAACCAACCTGTACGGGCCGAACGATAACTTCCATCCGAGCAATTCGCACGTCATTCCCGCGCTGCTGCGCCGCTTCCATGAAGCCGCCCAGCAGAATGCATCTGATGTGGTGGTGTGGGGCAGCGGCACGCCGATGCGCGAGTTCCTCCACGTGGACGACATGGCGGCTGCCAGCATCCACGTGATGGAGCTGGACCGCGACGTCTGGCAGGAGAACACCCAGCCGATGCTGTCGCATATCAACGTTGGCACCGGTATCGACTGCACCATTCGCGAACTGGCGCAGACGCTGGCGAAAGTGGTGGGCTTCAAGGGGCGCGTGGTTTTCGATGCGTCGAAACCGGACGGCACGCCGCGCAAACTGCTCGACGTCTCCCGCCTGCATCAACTGGGCTGGTATCACGAAATCACCCTGGAAGCAGGGCTTGCCAGTACTTACCAGTGGTTTCTGCAAAACCAGCAGCGTTTTCGGGGGTAA
- a CDS encoding GDP-mannose mannosyl hydrolase, translated as MFLSTQDFATVVRSTPLISIDLIVENAQGEYLLGKRTNRPAQGFWFVPGGRVQKDETLADAFARLTQAELGLSLPISAGQFYGVWQHFYDDNFSEADFSTHYIVLGFRLRVEASDLTLPDEQHNDYRWLMPSALLAADNVHANSRAYFLEEKRAEVPGL; from the coding sequence ATGTTTCTGAGCACGCAGGATTTTGCCACCGTAGTGCGTTCGACGCCGCTTATCTCAATCGATCTGATTGTGGAGAACGCACAGGGTGAATATCTGCTTGGCAAACGCACCAACCGCCCGGCGCAGGGGTTCTGGTTTGTTCCTGGCGGTCGCGTGCAGAAAGATGAAACGCTCGCCGATGCCTTCGCCCGCTTAACGCAGGCGGAGCTGGGCCTGAGCCTGCCGATATCGGCAGGCCAGTTCTACGGCGTCTGGCAGCACTTTTATGACGACAACTTCTCCGAAGCGGATTTCTCGACCCACTACATTGTGCTGGGCTTCCGCCTGCGCGTTGAAGCAAGCGACCTGACGCTTCCGGATGAGCAACACAACGATTACCGCTGGCTGATGCCGTCGGCGCTGCTGGCTGCGGACAATGTGCATGCCAACAGCCGCGCCTACTTCCTCGAGGAGAAGCGGGCCGAGGTACCAGGGTTATGA
- the wcaI gene encoding colanic acid biosynthesis fucosyltransferase WcaI, with amino-acid sequence MRILVYGINYSPELTGIGKYTGEMVEWMASQGHEVRVITAPPYYPQWQVGEHYSAWRYRREEGAATVWRCPLYVPKQPSTLKRLIHLGSFAVSSFFPLLAQRRWKPDRIIGVVPTLFCTPGMRLLAKLSGARTLLHIQDYEVDAMLGLGMAGKGKPGKVAKLASAFERSGLHNVDNVSTISRSMMNKACEKGVPEEKVIFFPNWSEVERFREVNSTHVAVLREQLGLPADRKLILYSGNIGEKQGLESVIEAAALLRDKPWLFVIVGQGGGKARLEKQAQERGLDNVRFFPLQSYDALPALLSMADCHLVIQKRGAADAVLPSKLTNILAVGGNAVITAEAETELGQLCLNEPGIAVCVEPESVPALMEGIEQALLMPKRNAQALAYAERTLEKENVLSQFIADIRG; translated from the coding sequence ATGAGGATATTGGTCTATGGCATCAATTATTCGCCGGAACTGACCGGTATCGGCAAATACACCGGCGAAATGGTCGAGTGGATGGCAAGCCAGGGGCATGAAGTCCGGGTGATCACCGCGCCGCCGTACTACCCGCAGTGGCAGGTGGGCGAGCACTACTCCGCCTGGCGCTATCGCCGGGAAGAGGGCGCGGCCACCGTCTGGCGCTGCCCGCTGTATGTGCCCAAACAGCCCTCCACGCTGAAGCGTTTAATCCATTTAGGCAGTTTTGCCGTCAGCAGCTTTTTCCCGCTGCTGGCCCAGCGTCGCTGGAAGCCGGATCGCATCATCGGCGTGGTGCCCACGCTCTTTTGCACGCCGGGTATGCGTCTGCTGGCAAAACTCTCTGGCGCGCGCACCTTACTGCATATTCAGGATTACGAAGTCGATGCGATGCTTGGCCTGGGTATGGCAGGTAAGGGTAAACCGGGCAAAGTGGCGAAGCTCGCCAGCGCCTTTGAGCGCAGCGGCCTGCATAACGTGGATAACGTCTCGACTATCTCGCGCTCAATGATGAACAAAGCCTGCGAGAAGGGCGTGCCGGAAGAGAAGGTGATTTTCTTCCCGAACTGGTCGGAAGTGGAACGCTTCCGCGAAGTCAACAGCACCCACGTCGCGGTGTTACGCGAGCAGCTTGGCCTGCCAGCCGACCGAAAACTGATTCTTTACTCCGGCAATATCGGAGAGAAGCAGGGGCTGGAAAGTGTGATTGAAGCCGCTGCCCTGCTGCGTGACAAACCGTGGCTGTTTGTGATTGTCGGCCAGGGCGGTGGAAAAGCGCGGCTGGAAAAACAGGCGCAGGAACGTGGGCTGGATAACGTCCGCTTCTTCCCGCTGCAATCTTACGACGCACTGCCTGCGCTGCTCTCGATGGCCGACTGCCATCTGGTGATTCAAAAACGCGGCGCGGCGGATGCGGTACTGCCGTCCAAATTGACCAATATTCTGGCGGTGGGCGGTAATGCGGTGATTACCGCAGAAGCCGAAACCGAGCTGGGGCAGTTGTGCCTCAATGAACCGGGGATCGCCGTTTGCGTCGAGCCGGAATCGGTTCCGGCGTTAATGGAAGGTATTGAACAGGCATTACTGATGCCGAAACGCAACGCGCAGGCGCTGGCCTACGCGGAACGCACGCTCGAAAAAGAGAACGTGCTGAGCCAATTTATTGCTGATATTCGGGGTTAA
- the cpsB gene encoding mannose-1-phosphate guanyltransferase: MSQSTLFPVVMAGGSGSRLWPLSRVLYPKQFLCLKGELTMLQATINRLHGVECESPVVICNEQHRFIVAEQLRQMNKLTENIILEPVGRNTAPAIALAALAAVRRDTGCDPLMLVLAADHVIQNEEAFREAVRNATPYAESGKLVTFGIVPDMPETGYGYIRRGDVSPGEKDAVAFDVAQFVEKPNLDTAQAYVSSGEYYWNSGMFLFRAGRFLEELKKYRPDILEACEKAMNVTDPDLDFIRVDEAAFVACPEESVDYAVMEQTADAVVVPMDAGWSDVGSWSSLWEISNHTPEGNVHHGDVISHKTENSYVYAESGLVTTVGVKDLVVVQTKDAVLIADRSAVQDVKKVVEQIKADGRHEHHIHREVYRPWGKYDSIDSGDRYQVKRITVKPGEGLSLQMHHHRAEHWIVVAGTAKVTINDDVKLLGENESIYIPLGATHSLENPGKIPLDLIEVRSGSYLEEDDVVRFADRYGRV, from the coding sequence ATGAGTCAATCAACACTTTTTCCGGTAGTGATGGCCGGTGGCTCCGGCAGCCGTTTGTGGCCGCTGTCCCGAGTGCTTTATCCCAAACAGTTCCTGTGCCTGAAAGGCGAACTGACCATGTTGCAGGCGACGATTAACCGCCTGCACGGCGTGGAGTGTGAAAGCCCGGTGGTTATCTGCAATGAGCAGCACCGCTTTATCGTGGCCGAACAGCTGCGCCAGATGAATAAGCTGACCGAAAATATCATTCTCGAACCTGTCGGACGCAATACCGCCCCGGCGATTGCTCTGGCGGCGTTGGCGGCGGTACGTCGTGATACCGGCTGCGACCCGCTGATGCTGGTGCTGGCAGCCGACCACGTGATTCAGAATGAAGAGGCGTTCCGTGAAGCGGTGCGCAATGCGACGCCGTACGCAGAAAGCGGAAAGCTGGTCACGTTTGGTATCGTGCCCGATATGCCGGAAACCGGCTACGGCTACATTCGCCGGGGTGATGTCAGCCCTGGCGAAAAAGACGCGGTGGCCTTTGATGTCGCCCAGTTTGTCGAAAAACCGAATCTTGATACCGCCCAGGCGTATGTCTCCAGCGGCGAATACTACTGGAACAGCGGCATGTTCCTGTTCCGCGCCGGGCGCTTCCTTGAAGAGCTGAAAAAATATCGCCCGGATATTCTTGAGGCCTGCGAAAAAGCGATGAACGTCACCGATCCGGATCTCGATTTTATCCGTGTTGATGAAGCGGCGTTTGTTGCCTGCCCGGAAGAGTCTGTCGACTATGCGGTGATGGAACAAACCGCCGATGCGGTGGTGGTGCCGATGGACGCGGGCTGGAGCGACGTAGGTTCCTGGTCCTCGCTGTGGGAAATCAGCAACCACACGCCGGAAGGCAACGTGCATCACGGTGACGTGATCAGCCACAAAACCGAAAACAGCTATGTGTACGCCGAATCCGGCCTGGTGACGACCGTTGGTGTAAAGGATTTGGTGGTGGTTCAAACCAAAGACGCGGTTCTGATCGCCGATCGCAGCGCGGTGCAGGACGTCAAAAAAGTCGTCGAGCAGATTAAAGCCGATGGTCGCCATGAGCATCATATTCACCGCGAAGTGTATCGCCCGTGGGGGAAATATGACTCTATTGATTCCGGCGATCGCTATCAGGTGAAGCGGATCACCGTGAAACCGGGCGAGGGGCTTTCGCTGCAAATGCATCACCACCGGGCAGAACACTGGATTGTGGTGGCGGGCACCGCCAAAGTCACCATCAACGATGACGTCAAGCTGCTGGGTGAAAATGAATCTATCTATATCCCGCTCGGCGCGACGCATAGCCTCGAAAATCCCGGCAAGATCCCGCTCGATTTAATTGAGGTCCGTTCCGGTTCGTATCTGGAAGAGGATGATGTGGTGCGCTTCGCGGACCGCTACGGGCGCGTATAG
- the cpsG gene encoding colanic acid biosynthesis phosphomannomutase CpsG, producing the protein MKTLTCFKAYDIRGKLGEELNEDIAWRIGRAYGEFLKPKTIVLGGDVRLTSEALKLALARGLRDAGVDVLDIGLSGTEEIYFATFHLGIDGGIEVTASHNPMDYNGMKLVREGARPISGDTGLRDVQRLAEANDFPPVDESQRGSYQKIDLRDAYIDHLLQYINVKNLTPLKLVVNSGNGAAGPVIDALEARFKALNVPVTLIKVHNTPDGNFPNGIPNPLLPECRDDTRNAVIEHGADMGIAFDGDFDRCFLFDETGQFIEGYYIVGLLAEAFLEKNPGAKIIHDPRLSWNTVDVVTAAGGTPVMSKTGHAFIKERMRKDDAIYGGEMSAHHYFRDFAYCDSGMIPWLLVSELLCLKGKTLGELVRDRMAAFPASGEINSKLAEPATAIARVEQHFANEALEIDRTDGISLAFADWRFNLRSSNTEPVVRLNVESRGDTPLMQARTQDILALLKQ; encoded by the coding sequence ATGAAAACGTTAACCTGTTTTAAAGCCTATGACATTCGCGGCAAATTAGGCGAAGAGCTGAATGAAGATATTGCGTGGCGTATTGGCCGCGCCTATGGCGAGTTTCTGAAACCAAAAACCATTGTGCTGGGCGGCGATGTGCGTCTGACCAGCGAAGCGCTGAAGCTGGCGCTGGCGCGCGGCCTGCGCGATGCGGGCGTCGATGTGCTTGATATTGGCCTTTCCGGCACCGAAGAGATCTACTTTGCCACGTTCCATCTTGGCATCGACGGCGGCATTGAAGTCACCGCCAGTCATAATCCGATGGATTACAACGGCATGAAACTGGTGCGCGAAGGCGCGCGCCCAATCAGCGGTGATACCGGGCTGCGCGATGTGCAGCGCCTGGCGGAAGCCAACGACTTCCCGCCGGTGGATGAAAGTCAGCGCGGCAGCTATCAGAAAATTGATCTGCGCGATGCGTACATCGATCACCTGTTGCAATACATCAACGTCAAAAATCTGACGCCGCTCAAGCTGGTGGTGAACTCCGGCAACGGCGCGGCGGGCCCGGTGATAGATGCGCTGGAAGCCCGGTTTAAAGCACTGAACGTGCCGGTGACGCTGATTAAAGTGCACAACACCCCTGACGGTAATTTCCCCAACGGTATTCCTAACCCGCTGTTACCCGAGTGCCGCGATGACACCCGCAATGCGGTGATCGAACACGGCGCGGATATGGGCATCGCCTTTGACGGCGATTTCGACCGCTGCTTCCTGTTTGATGAGACCGGGCAGTTTATCGAAGGCTATTACATTGTTGGCCTGCTGGCGGAAGCGTTTCTTGAGAAAAATCCGGGGGCGAAAATCATTCATGACCCGCGTCTGTCCTGGAACACGGTAGATGTGGTGACGGCGGCGGGCGGCACGCCGGTGATGTCGAAAACCGGGCACGCCTTTATCAAAGAACGCATGCGTAAAGACGACGCCATCTACGGCGGCGAAATGAGCGCCCATCACTACTTCCGTGATTTTGCTTACTGCGATAGCGGGATGATCCCGTGGCTGCTGGTAAGCGAACTGCTGTGCCTGAAAGGAAAAACGCTGGGTGAACTGGTGCGTGACCGCATGGCGGCTTTCCCGGCGAGCGGCGAGATCAACAGTAAACTGGCAGAGCCTGCCACGGCAATTGCCCGCGTGGAGCAGCATTTTGCTAATGAGGCGCTGGAAATCGACCGCACCGACGGCATTAGCCTTGCGTTTGCCGACTGGCGCTTCAATCTGCGTTCCTCGAACACCGAACCGGTGGTGCGTCTGAACGTGGAATCGCGCGGCGACACCCCGCTGATGCAGGCGCGAACGCAGGATATTCTGGCGCTGCTTAAGCAGTAG
- the wcaJ gene encoding undecaprenyl-phosphate glucose phosphotransferase yields MTTLKKRERAKTNASLISMVQRFSDITIMLGGLWVVCKAAALPFLYLHLLMALVTLVVFQMIGGITDFYRSWRGVRITTELLLLLQNWTLSLVFSAGLLAFDDDFSTNISVWLSWYLLTTCGMLASRAFIRYGAGVLRNHGYNKRYVAVAGDLPQGQALLESFRNQPWLGYEVVGTYHDAKPGGVSADWAGNIQQLLDDARAGKIHNVYIAMSMQEESLIKKLMRELADTTCSVLIIPDVFTFNILHSRIEEVNGVPVVPLYDTPLSGVNRIIKRLEDIVLASMILLLISPALCCIALAVKLTSAGPVIFRQTRYGMDGKPIKVWKFRSMKVMENDAVVTQATQNDPRVTPVGNFLRRTSLDELPQFINVLTGGMSIVGPRPHAVAHNEQYRQLIEGYMLRHKVKPGITGWAQINGWRGETDTLEKMEKRVEFDLEYIREWSLWFDIKIVFLTVFKGFVSKTAY; encoded by the coding sequence ATGACGACTCTAAAAAAGCGCGAGCGAGCCAAAACGAATGCATCGTTAATTTCAATGGTGCAGCGTTTTTCAGATATCACCATTATGCTCGGCGGGCTGTGGGTAGTGTGCAAAGCCGCGGCGCTGCCGTTTTTATATCTCCATCTGCTGATGGCGCTGGTGACGCTGGTGGTGTTCCAGATGATCGGCGGGATCACTGATTTCTACCGTTCATGGCGCGGCGTGCGCATTACCACCGAACTGCTCTTGCTGTTACAGAACTGGACCCTGAGCCTGGTGTTCAGCGCAGGGCTGCTGGCATTCGATGATGATTTCAGCACCAATATCAGCGTCTGGCTGAGCTGGTATTTACTGACAACCTGCGGCATGTTGGCCAGCCGGGCGTTTATTCGCTATGGCGCGGGCGTGTTGCGCAATCACGGCTATAACAAACGCTACGTCGCGGTGGCGGGCGATCTCCCGCAGGGGCAGGCGCTGCTGGAGAGCTTCCGCAACCAACCGTGGCTCGGTTATGAAGTGGTGGGCACCTATCATGACGCTAAACCCGGCGGCGTCAGCGCCGACTGGGCGGGCAATATTCAGCAACTGCTGGACGACGCGCGCGCGGGCAAAATTCACAACGTCTATATCGCCATGTCGATGCAGGAAGAAAGCCTGATCAAAAAACTGATGCGCGAGCTGGCGGATACCACCTGCTCGGTGCTGATCATCCCCGATGTGTTCACCTTTAACATTCTTCATTCGCGCATTGAAGAGGTCAACGGCGTACCGGTGGTGCCGCTGTACGACACGCCGCTCTCCGGCGTGAACCGCATCATCAAACGGCTGGAAGATATTGTGCTGGCCAGCATGATCCTGCTGCTGATTTCGCCTGCGCTATGCTGCATTGCCCTGGCGGTGAAACTCACCTCCGCCGGGCCGGTCATTTTCCGCCAGACTCGCTACGGCATGGACGGCAAGCCTATCAAAGTGTGGAAATTTCGCTCCATGAAGGTGATGGAAAACGACGCGGTGGTCACTCAGGCGACACAGAACGACCCGCGCGTGACGCCGGTTGGAAACTTCCTGCGTCGTACCTCGCTCGATGAACTGCCGCAGTTTATCAATGTGCTCACCGGTGGCATGTCGATCGTCGGCCCGCGCCCTCATGCGGTGGCGCATAACGAACAGTATCGCCAGTTGATTGAAGGCTACATGTTGCGCCACAAAGTGAAGCCTGGCATTACCGGCTGGGCACAGATCAACGGCTGGCGCGGCGAAACGGACACGCTGGAAAAGATGGAAAAACGCGTCGAGTTCGACCTGGAATACATTCGCGAATGGAGCCTGTGGTTCGATATCAAAATTGTTTTCCTGACGGTGTTTAAAGGCTTCGTCAGTAAAACGGCGTATTGA
- the wzxC gene encoding colanic acid undecaprenyl disphosphate flippase WzxC has product MSLREKTISGAKWSAMATVIIIGLGLVQMTVLARIIDNHQFGLLTVSLVIIALADTLSDFGIANSIIQRKEISHLELTTLYWLNVGLGVVVCVTVFALSGAIASVLHNPDLQPLIQTLSLAFIVTPHGQQFRALMQKELEFNKIGLIETSSVLAGFTFTVVSAHFWPLAMTAILGYLVNSAVRTLLFGYFGRKIYRPGLHFSLASVSSNLRFGAWLTADSVINYVNTNLSTLVLARILGASVAGGYNLAYNVAVVPPMKLNPIITRVLFPAFAKIQDDTAKLRVNFYKLLSVVGIINFPALLGLMVVSNNFVPLVFGEKWASIIPVLQLLCVVGLLRSVGNPIGSLLMAKARVDISFKFNVFKTCLFIPAIIVGGQLGGAIGVTLGFLLVQIINTILSYFVLIKPILGSSYREYILSLWLPFYLSLPTLAVSYGLGWALNGQLSLALLLAVQIAAGVLAFGGMIVLSRHPLVVEMKRQLCRNEKMKTLLRAG; this is encoded by the coding sequence ATGAGCCTGAGAGAAAAAACCATCAGCGGCGCGAAGTGGTCGGCCATGGCGACCGTTATCATCATCGGCCTGGGGCTGGTGCAGATGACGGTGCTGGCGCGCATCATCGATAACCACCAGTTCGGTCTGCTGACCGTTTCACTGGTGATTATCGCGCTGGCCGATACGCTGTCTGATTTCGGTATTGCAAACTCGATTATTCAGCGCAAAGAGATAAGCCATCTCGAACTGACCACCCTGTACTGGCTAAACGTCGGGCTGGGTGTGGTGGTGTGCGTGACGGTGTTTGCCCTGAGCGGGGCGATTGCCAGCGTGTTGCATAACCCGGATTTACAGCCGCTGATTCAGACCTTATCGCTGGCGTTTATTGTTACCCCCCATGGGCAGCAGTTCCGCGCGCTGATGCAAAAAGAGCTGGAGTTCAACAAGATTGGCCTGATTGAAACCAGTTCGGTGCTGGCGGGTTTCACCTTCACCGTGGTGTCGGCGCATTTCTGGCCGCTGGCGATGACTGCGATCCTCGGTTATCTGGTCAACAGCGCGGTGCGTACGCTGCTGTTTGGCTACTTTGGCCGCAAAATTTATCGCCCTGGGCTGCATTTCTCGCTGGCGAGCGTGTCGTCTAACCTGCGTTTCGGCGCATGGCTGACGGCGGATAGTGTCATCAACTACGTGAATACTAACCTCTCAACGCTGGTGCTGGCGCGTATTCTGGGGGCGAGCGTCGCGGGCGGCTACAACCTGGCCTATAACGTGGCGGTGGTACCGCCGATGAAGCTGAACCCGATTATTACCCGCGTGCTGTTCCCGGCGTTCGCCAAAATCCAGGACGACACGGCCAAACTGCGCGTCAACTTCTACAAGCTGCTTTCCGTGGTTGGCATTATCAACTTCCCGGCGCTGCTTGGGCTAATGGTGGTGAGCAACAACTTTGTGCCGCTGGTTTTCGGTGAGAAGTGGGCGAGCATCATTCCGGTGCTGCAACTGCTGTGCGTGGTGGGGCTACTGCGTTCGGTGGGGAATCCGATTGGTTCGTTGCTGATGGCGAAAGCGCGCGTCGATATCAGCTTTAAATTCAACGTCTTTAAAACCTGCCTGTTTATCCCGGCGATTATTGTCGGCGGCCAGTTGGGCGGCGCGATTGGCGTCACGCTGGGCTTCCTGCTGGTGCAAATTATCAACACCATTCTGAGCTATTTCGTGCTGATCAAACCCATTCTGGGCTCCAGCTACCGTGAATACATTCTCAGCCTGTGGCTGCCGTTTTATCTCTCCTTGCCCACGCTCGCGGTGAGTTACGGCCTGGGCTGGGCGCTGAACGGTCAGCTATCGCTGGCGCTGCTGCTGGCGGTGCAGATTGCCGCAGGCGTACTGGCCTTTGGGGGGATGATTGTGCTCTCCCGCCACCCGCTGGTGGTGGAGATGAAGCGCCAGCTGTGCCGTAACGAGAAGATGAAAACACTGCTTCGCGCAGGCTAA